The segment TCCGGGAGCAGGCTCTCGGCTGACCGAACCCAAGACCAATCCGAACAGGGGCAGGCAGGCCTGCCCCTGAAAGACAAGGTTGCGGCGCAGGACCACGGCCGCAATTCAAGCGAAAAAAATCCCTGACGGGGCACACCGCCCCGATGGGCTGTTGTGCCCCGTCCCATGGAGGCACGACATGCTCTACAGCAGAGACACCAGCGGGTGCTACCAGCCCGCATCCAGGGACACCATCCTCGCCGCGGCCCGCAGACTGAGCAGCTGTCAGCTCCGGCGCGGGGCGGCCATCACCTCACCCCTTGCCGCCAGGGAGGCCATCGGCCTCAAGCTGGCCGGACTGGAATACGAATCGTTTGCCTGCCTGTTTCTCGACGGCCGCCACCAGGTGCTCGCCTGGCGGGAGCTGTTCCACGGCTCGGTCAACCGGACCACGGTCCACCCGCGCGAGATCGTCAAGGAGGCCCTGCGCCTGAACGCCGCGGTGGTCATCCTGGCGCACAACCATCCCTCGGGCAGCACCCTGCCGAGCAGTGAGGACATCGAGCTGACCCGGGCGCTCACCGAGATCCTGGCGATCATCGATGTGCGCGTGCTCGATCACCTGATCGTGGGCGAAGAGATCGTCGCCCTGACCGAAACCGGCCACCATCAACCATGAAACCCGTTGGGGACAGACGCCCCATCGGGCTCGTCCCCCGGCACCCAAGGAGCGAGATCATGCAACCTGACAAACCATCCATCTACGAGCAAATCACCGGCAAGATCGTCACCGCCCTGGAGAACGGCGTCAACCCCTGGGCCAGGCCCTGGCACACGATTCACTCCGGGCCGTTTCGCAATGCGCTCACCAACCGGCCGTATCGGGGCATGAACGTGCTCCTGCTCAATCTGATGGCGCTGTCGCGGGGCCATGTCGACCCGCGCTGGCTCACCTTTCGCAATGCCGAGCAGTTGGGCGGCTATGTGCGCAAGGGAGAGAAGGGCGCGGCCATCGTCTTCTGGAAGTTTTTGCCCGCCCGGGACCGGGATGGCGAGACGGAACCGGCTGCGGCCAACGATGACGACCACGAACCGAAGAAGGTCCCCTTTGCCCGCAGCTACCCGG is part of the Deltaproteobacteria bacterium genome and harbors:
- the radC gene encoding DNA repair protein RadC, with translation MLYSRDTSGCYQPASRDTILAAARRLSSCQLRRGAAITSPLAAREAIGLKLAGLEYESFACLFLDGRHQVLAWRELFHGSVNRTTVHPREIVKEALRLNAAVVILAHNHPSGSTLPSSEDIELTRALTEILAIIDVRVLDHLIVGEEIVALTETGHHQP
- a CDS encoding DUF1738 domain-containing protein, coding for MQPDKPSIYEQITGKIVTALENGVNPWARPWHTIHSGPFRNALTNRPYRGMNVLLLNLMALSRGHVDPRWLTFRNAEQLGGYVRKGEKGAAIVFWKFLPARDRDGETEPAAANDDDHEPKKVPFARSYP